The nucleotide window CAGCATGCACGGCCCACCACCGTGCCCCATCTCGCGGTGGGCGCCATCGCCATTGGCAATGAAGGCATAACAGCCGGGCTTGGCCATTAGCATGTATGCAAAGTCCTCGGCGCCCATGGTGGGCTCCTGCTGCTCGACGTTGTCTGCACCCACAATGTCAGCCATCACACGGCGTGCGAATTCGGCCTCTTTGGCGGAGTTGATGGTAGGCGGGTAGTTGCGCTCAAACTCGAACTCGCAGGTCATGCCAAACGCTGCAGCCGTGTGCTCGGCCATCTCGCGCATGCGCTGCTCGATCATGTCCAGCACCTCGATGGTGAAGGTACGCACCGTGCCCTGCAATTCAACGCTATCGGGGATCACATTGGTGGCCTCGCCCGCGTGGATCATGGTCACGGAAATCACACCGGCGTCGATGGGCTTTTTGTTGCGGCTGATGATGGTCTGAAAGGCCTGCACCATCTGACAGGCCACAGGCACCGGGTCCAGTCCGTTGTGCGGCATGGCGGCGTGGCCACCCTTGCCGCGCACGGTGATCTTGAACTCATTGCTCGACGCCATGACGGGGCCCGCGCTGGCGGCGAACTTGCCCACCTGCGAGCCGGGCCAGTTGTGCATGCCAAACACGGCCTCCACCGGGAATTTCTCGAACAGGCCGTCCTTGATCATCTCGCGTGCGCCACCACCGCCCTCTTCGGCGGGCTGGAACACCAGGTACACCGTGCCGTCAAAGTTGCGCTGCTTGGCAACGTGCTGGGCTGCAGCCAGCAGCATGGCGGTGTGGCCGTCGTGGCCACAGGCGTGCATCTTGCCGGGGTGCTGGCTGGTGTGGGCGAAGGTGTTGAACTCCTGCATGGGCAGGGCGTCCATGTCGGCGCGCAGGGCAATGGCGCGGTCCGACGTGCCCGCCTTAACGATACCGACGACGCCGGTTGTGCCCATGCCGCGGTGGATGGGGATGCCCCATTCGGTCAGCTTGGCGGCCACTACATCGGCGGTGCGCACTTCGTGAAAGCACAGTTCGGGGTGGGCGTGCAGGTCGCGCCGCAGGGCGGCCATGCCGGCGGCTTGGGTCAGGATGCTGTCTATGATTTTCATGCTGCGTATGTCCTGTCGGTAAGCTGCCATTCTCCCCCATCCACAGGCACGGTGAAAGCCTTCGCGGTACAGTGGAGGGATGCGTGAATCTTCCCTTGCCCCGGCCTCTGCCACCCCAGACGAACACCAGGCCGAACAGCTGATCCTTGGCGCCTGCCCGCACGACTGCCCGGACACCTGTTCGCTGCAAACCACCGTGCGCAACGGCATTGCCATCAAGGTGCAAGGCAACCCCCACCACCCCCAGACCAACGGCGTGTTGTGCGCCAAGGTATCCCGCTACACCGAGCGTACCTACCACCCCGAACGCATCCTGCACCCACTCAAACGCGTGGGGCCCAAAGGCTCAGGCCAGTTTGAACAGGTGAGCTGGGGCAGCGCGCTGGCAGACATTGCGCAGTGCCTGAAGACCATCGCAGCCGTGGATCCGCAGGCCATCCTTCCCTACAGCTACGCCGGCACCATGGGCCAGGTGCAGAGCGAGAGCATGGCCGCGCGCTTTTTCAACAAGCTGGGCGCCTCGCGACTGGAACGCACCATTTGCGCCGCTGCCGGTGGTGAGGGGCTGCGCTATACGCTGGGCGGCAAAGTGGGTATGCGCGTGGAGTTTTTTGCCGAATCGCGCCTGATCCTGATCTGGGGCAGCAACTCGATTGGCAGCAACCTGCATTTCTGGCGCTATGCCCAGGAGGCCAAGCGCCGTGGCGCCACGCTGGTCTGCATCGACCCGCGCCGCTCCGAAACTGCCGACAAATGCCACCAGCACATCGCACTGCGCCCGGGCACCGATGCCGCATTGGCACTCGGACTGATGCACGAGCTGGTTGTGAACGATTGGCTGGACCATGCCTATCTGCGTGACCACTGTCTGGGCTGGGATGCCTTGCGAGAACGGGCACTGCAGTGGCCACCCGAGCGCGTTGCTGAAGTCTGTGGCATCAGCGTGGATGAGGTGCGCAATCTGGCGCGCGCCTGGGGAGAATGTGGCAAGCAAGGCGAACCAGCAGCCATTCGTATGAACTATGGGTTGCAGCGCGTGCGGGGCGGCGGCAACGCCGTACGCGCCATTGCCTGTCTGCCTGCGCTCACCGGCGCCTGGCGCCACCGCGCGGGCGGTGTGCTGCTGAGCAGCTCTGGCAGCGTGGCGCTGGACCGTGCAGCCATAGAACGTCCGGATTTGCTGCCCGCTCAGTTTGCCAAGCAGGCGCCGCGCACGATCAATATGAGTACGATTGGCGACGACCTCTTGCGCCCCGGTTCTGCTGAATTCGGCCCCCAGGTGCAGGCACTGATTGTTTACAACAGCAATCCGGTGGCGGTGGCCCCCGAATCGGGCAAGGTGGTGGCGGGCTTTGCGCGACCGGATCTGTTCACCGTGGTGCTGGAACACTTCCATACCGACACCGCCGACTACGCGGACTATGTGCTGCCGGCCACCACGCAACTGGAGCACTGGGATGTGCACACCAGTTACGGCCATACCGACATGCTGCTGAACCGGCCCGCGATTGCCCCTCTGGGCGAAGCCCGCTCCAACGCCGGGATCTTTCGCGATCTCGCGCAGGCCATGGGCTGGGACGATGCCTGCTTTCAGGAAGATGACGCCAGCTTGTGCAGAACCGCAGCGAAGGGTGCCGTGGACTTTGATGCATTGCTGCAGCACGGCTTTGCCTCTTTGTCGTTACCCGAGGCGCCTTTCGCCGAAGGTGGTTTCCTGACGCCTTCTGGCAAATGCGAGTTCTACAGCGAGCGCCTGGCTGCGCAAGGGTTGGACGGTTTGCCGGACCACATTCCCAACTACGAGCTGCCACAAGCTGGCGGAGCGTATCCGCTGGCGATGATTTCGCCACCTGCGCGGAATTTCCTCAACTCCACTTTTGTCAATGTGAAGAGCCTGCGCGATATCGAAGGCCAGCCTTTGCTGGAAATCAGTGCGGCCGACGCAGCGTCCCGCGGCATTACGTCAGGTGACGTGGTGCGCATCTTCAATGACCGGGGTGAGTACCGCTGCGTGGCGGAGGTGAGCCCGCGCGCACGTACCGGTGTCGTACACGGCCTGGGCATTTGGTGGCGCAAGCTGGGACTGGACGGCAGCAACGTCAACCAGCTCACCAGCCAGTCCCTGACCGATCTTGGCCGGGGACCGACGTTTTACGACTGCGTAGTGCAGGTGGAGAAGAGCCTCAGCGCCTAGCTGCGCTTCTTGGCGAAATCCAGCAGACGCGTGGCGATCAGGGTTTCGGCCAAAAAGCAGGCCAGCGCCATCAGAAAGCAAACCACGCCGCCGAGAAAGCTGGCAATCGAAATACGCAGCCCCGGAAAATCGATGGTTTCGCCCAGAAACAGCACGACGATGGTCACACCGATCATGAACGCACACAGGGTCAGCAAACCTATGCTGCCGTTCGCCAGCAAGCCACGGGTTCGAAGCTCCCCCAGTTCACGGTAGGCCTCCTCGGTTTCAGCCGACTCTGGGTTCTTCTTGATCCGGTCTTCGAGCAGACGGGCGCGGTCAATGATACGCGCCAGGCGGGCGGCAACGGCGCCAATCATTCCCGACACGGCGGTCAACAAGAACACAGGCGCTACGGCCAGTTGAATGCCATGCGATACGGCGTCGGGATCAATGGGAAGGTTCATGCCACAGATGGTAGTGCCAATCGCGTCGAAGGGGAATTTAACCGTGCGCTGCGATGGGAAAACATCCAGGAAGACAATCGCTTGCATGAACGCACTCAAAGACATTCGACTATCCATGCTCGACCTGGTGGCCGTGCGCGAAGGTGGCACCGTAGGCGAGGCGCTGGCGGTGGCCTTGCAGACCGCACAACACGTGGAGAAACTGGGTTTTACCCGCTACTGGGTGGCCGAGCACCACAACATGCAAAGCATTGCGAGTTCGGCCACTGCCGTACTCATTGGCCACATCGCAGGGGGAACACGCAGCATTCGTGTGGGTTCTGGTGGCATCATGCTGCCCAACCACGCCCCGCTGGTGGTGGCGGAAGCCTTTGGCACCCTGTCCGAGCTGTACCCGGGGCGCATTGATCTAGGCCTGGGGCGTGCGCCTGGCACCGATCCAACAACCATGCGGGCCCTGCGCCGCAACCGGGTAGAGACCGAAGAGGACTTCCCCCGCGAAGTCTCGGAGCTCCAACAGCTTTTGGCACCCGCTCAGGCCGGGCAACGTTTGGTCGCCACCCCGGGTGCCGGCACACAGGTGCCCATCTGGTTGTTGGGCTCCAGCCTGTTCTCCGCGCAACTGGCGGCGCAGCGGGGCCTGCCGTACGCCTTTGCGTCCCACTTTGCGCCCCGCATGATGATGCAGGCCATTGACCTGTACCGCAGCAACTTTCAGCCGTCCGCAACGCTGGCAAAGCCCTACGTCGTGATTGGCGTGCCGCTGATTGCAGCGCCTGATGACCTCGAAGCAGAATACTTGGCCAGCAGCATCTACCAGCGCGTGCTGGGTATCTTGCGGGGTGACAGAAAACTCCTCCAGGCACCGGTTGCGGGCTTGATGTCCCGATTGGAACCACAAGAGAAGGCGGCCATTGCCGACTTCCTTGCCATCGCAGTGATTGGTGGCCCGCAGAAGGTGCATGCGAGTCTGTCGGCGCTGGCAGAAGCCACGGCCGCCGATGAGTTCATGCTGGTCTGCGACGTGTATGACCCGCTGCTGCGATTGCGGTCTCTGGACATCGCGGTGCAAGCGGCCCGGGCAGACTAACAAGCGCGCCAGGGTTTCCAGTGATGTACATTTTCATCACAACCAAGGAGAACGCGCATGCACCCGGATGTGATGAAACACAAAGCCAGCCTTTGGGAAGGTGAATTTGGCCAGTCGCGCCACATTACCGACGTCTACTGGGAGGGCGACATCTCCCAACCCGAATTGCGGGAAGTAGCCGACCAGATCTCTCCGGACTGGCAAACCATTGACCTGGAACTGGACCCTGCCCACCCGCGCCATGGGCAAGTATTCAGACTTCAAAAATCATCGTTAGAAGCGTCTGACGACGCGTCCTTTGAGCTACTTCTAGAAACGGAAGAGGAGCTCGGCGGGCAATATGTTTGGGTGCATTGCTGCCAACACGTCTATGACCCGTTGGGCGAGCTGGAAGACGACTCTGGACGCACCTACCGCCAAGTCTTCAACACCATGATGTTCTGCATGGAGTTCACCTCATTCGAGGATATTGCCGCACAGTGCGACGCACATTTCGGCAAGAAGAAGTGGGACGAGTACGAGTTGTACCTGGACGATGACTTGCCTGTCCCAACGGCCACTTACACCTGATACGAAGTTGCTTGAGACCTGCTCAGAAGGAGGCCTCCATCGACAATAGAACACCACCTCATGGCGGAGACCGATGCGTCAGGTTTGGAGTGCTAACGATGCAATCGTCGACTGCAAACAAGAAAGGCTCACCGAAGTGAGCCTTTTCTGTCGGGACATACTGGTATATGCCACGTTTGTATTGGTTGCGGAGGCTAGATTTGAACTAACGACCTTTGGGTTATGAGCCCAACGAGCTACCAGGCTGCTCCACTCCGCGTCAAGAGTTGAATTATAGCTTACTTATGCTGCTGTGGTGTCTTCAACCGCTTCTGTTTCAACAGCGCGGTCAACAAATTCCACCAAAGCCATAGGCGCATTGTCACCCACACGGAAACCCATTTTCAGGATACGTGTGTAACCACCTGGACGCGCCTTGAAGCGAGGACCCAGCACGTCGAACAGCTTGGTCACGCTGTCACGGTCGCGCAAACGGTCGAACGCCAGACGGCGGTTGGCCACGGTGGCTTCCTTGGACAGAGTGATCATGGGTTCGATCACGCGGCGCAGTTCCTTGGCTTTCGGAACCGTAGTTTTGATGGCCTCAT belongs to Rhodoferax saidenbachensis and includes:
- a CDS encoding M20 aminoacylase family protein, translated to MKIIDSILTQAAGMAALRRDLHAHPELCFHEVRTADVVAAKLTEWGIPIHRGMGTTGVVGIVKAGTSDRAIALRADMDALPMQEFNTFAHTSQHPGKMHACGHDGHTAMLLAAAQHVAKQRNFDGTVYLVFQPAEEGGGGAREMIKDGLFEKFPVEAVFGMHNWPGSQVGKFAASAGPVMASSNEFKITVRGKGGHAAMPHNGLDPVPVACQMVQAFQTIISRNKKPIDAGVISVTMIHAGEATNVIPDSVELQGTVRTFTIEVLDMIEQRMREMAEHTAAAFGMTCEFEFERNYPPTINSAKEAEFARRVMADIVGADNVEQQEPTMGAEDFAYMLMAKPGCYAFIANGDGAHREMGHGGGPCMLHNPSYDFNDDLIPLGATYWVRLAEAWLAAS
- a CDS encoding molybdopterin-containing oxidoreductase family protein, yielding MRESSLAPASATPDEHQAEQLILGACPHDCPDTCSLQTTVRNGIAIKVQGNPHHPQTNGVLCAKVSRYTERTYHPERILHPLKRVGPKGSGQFEQVSWGSALADIAQCLKTIAAVDPQAILPYSYAGTMGQVQSESMAARFFNKLGASRLERTICAAAGGEGLRYTLGGKVGMRVEFFAESRLILIWGSNSIGSNLHFWRYAQEAKRRGATLVCIDPRRSETADKCHQHIALRPGTDAALALGLMHELVVNDWLDHAYLRDHCLGWDALRERALQWPPERVAEVCGISVDEVRNLARAWGECGKQGEPAAIRMNYGLQRVRGGGNAVRAIACLPALTGAWRHRAGGVLLSSSGSVALDRAAIERPDLLPAQFAKQAPRTINMSTIGDDLLRPGSAEFGPQVQALIVYNSNPVAVAPESGKVVAGFARPDLFTVVLEHFHTDTADYADYVLPATTQLEHWDVHTSYGHTDMLLNRPAIAPLGEARSNAGIFRDLAQAMGWDDACFQEDDASLCRTAAKGAVDFDALLQHGFASLSLPEAPFAEGGFLTPSGKCEFYSERLAAQGLDGLPDHIPNYELPQAGGAYPLAMISPPARNFLNSTFVNVKSLRDIEGQPLLEISAADAASRGITSGDVVRIFNDRGEYRCVAEVSPRARTGVVHGLGIWWRKLGLDGSNVNQLTSQSLTDLGRGPTFYDCVVQVEKSLSA
- a CDS encoding DUF2721 domain-containing protein, with protein sequence MNLPIDPDAVSHGIQLAVAPVFLLTAVSGMIGAVAARLARIIDRARLLEDRIKKNPESAETEEAYRELGELRTRGLLANGSIGLLTLCAFMIGVTIVVLFLGETIDFPGLRISIASFLGGVVCFLMALACFLAETLIATRLLDFAKKRS
- a CDS encoding LLM class flavin-dependent oxidoreductase, which translates into the protein MNALKDIRLSMLDLVAVREGGTVGEALAVALQTAQHVEKLGFTRYWVAEHHNMQSIASSATAVLIGHIAGGTRSIRVGSGGIMLPNHAPLVVAEAFGTLSELYPGRIDLGLGRAPGTDPTTMRALRRNRVETEEDFPREVSELQQLLAPAQAGQRLVATPGAGTQVPIWLLGSSLFSAQLAAQRGLPYAFASHFAPRMMMQAIDLYRSNFQPSATLAKPYVVIGVPLIAAPDDLEAEYLASSIYQRVLGILRGDRKLLQAPVAGLMSRLEPQEKAAIADFLAIAVIGGPQKVHASLSALAEATAADEFMLVCDVYDPLLRLRSLDIAVQAARAD
- the rplQ gene encoding 50S ribosomal protein L17 → MRHGHGLRKLNRTSSHRLAMLRNMMNSIIEHEAIKTTVPKAKELRRVIEPMITLSKEATVANRRLAFDRLRDRDSVTKLFDVLGPRFKARPGGYTRILKMGFRVGDNAPMALVEFVDRAVETEAVEDTTAA